The following are from one region of the Mesorhizobium sp. B4-1-4 genome:
- a CDS encoding nucleotide sugar dehydrogenase, with protein sequence MDASRSIYDRLLNRISTRAAQVGVIGLGYVGLPLAVAVARAGFPVSGFDIEAQKVESLNNGRSYIEAVTSTALASQVASGRFRATADFAELAVCDVIIICVPTPLTKHREPDLSFVRNTAGTIAKHLRLGQMIVLESTTYPGTTDDVIKPILEETGLQSKADFFLGFSPEREDPGNRSFEVATIPKVVAGDGMEAATLVQAFYQSVVKTVVPVSTTATAEAVKLTENIFRSVNIALVNELKVVLGAMGIDIWEVIEAAKSKPFGYMPFYPGPGLGGHCVPIDPFYLTWKAREYELPTRFIELAAEINTAMPRHVVDELAKALDRRCGKALSRSRILIIGLAYKKNVPDIRESPSLRLIEIIEEWGGKAEFHDPHVTEIPTTREHMAIKGRRSVELTEAALKDFDAVVIATDHDAIDYRTIADHALLIVDTRNVFGRLELARETVVKA encoded by the coding sequence TTGGACGCCTCACGATCGATATATGACCGACTTCTGAACCGGATTTCGACGCGCGCCGCGCAAGTCGGCGTAATCGGACTGGGCTATGTCGGCTTGCCGCTGGCGGTAGCGGTCGCACGCGCCGGCTTCCCGGTTTCCGGTTTCGACATCGAAGCCCAAAAGGTCGAGAGCCTGAACAACGGCCGATCCTACATCGAGGCGGTGACGTCGACAGCCCTTGCCAGCCAGGTGGCGAGCGGACGGTTCCGCGCCACTGCGGATTTTGCCGAACTGGCCGTCTGCGATGTCATCATCATCTGCGTTCCGACACCGCTGACGAAACACCGAGAGCCGGATCTCTCTTTTGTCAGGAACACGGCAGGCACGATCGCGAAACATCTGCGTCTCGGCCAGATGATCGTGCTGGAATCGACCACCTATCCCGGCACCACCGACGACGTGATCAAGCCCATACTGGAAGAAACCGGCTTGCAGTCGAAGGCAGACTTCTTCCTCGGCTTCTCGCCCGAACGCGAGGATCCCGGCAATCGCAGCTTTGAAGTCGCGACGATCCCCAAGGTCGTGGCGGGCGACGGCATGGAAGCGGCGACGCTCGTGCAGGCTTTCTACCAAAGCGTGGTCAAGACCGTCGTTCCGGTTTCCACCACGGCGACCGCCGAGGCGGTCAAGCTGACGGAAAACATCTTCCGCTCGGTCAACATAGCTCTCGTCAACGAGCTGAAAGTCGTGCTCGGCGCGATGGGCATCGACATTTGGGAGGTGATCGAGGCGGCAAAGAGCAAGCCCTTCGGCTACATGCCTTTCTATCCTGGCCCCGGACTTGGCGGGCACTGCGTTCCGATCGATCCGTTCTACCTGACGTGGAAGGCGCGCGAGTACGAACTGCCGACCCGCTTCATCGAGCTGGCGGCAGAGATCAACACGGCCATGCCGCGTCATGTGGTCGATGAACTGGCGAAGGCGCTGGACCGGCGCTGCGGCAAGGCGCTCAGCCGCTCCCGCATTCTCATCATCGGGCTCGCCTATAAGAAGAATGTGCCTGACATCCGCGAAAGTCCCTCATTGCGGCTCATTGAAATCATCGAGGAGTGGGGCGGCAAGGCGGAATTCCACGACCCGCATGTTACCGAGATCCCGACCACACGGGAGCATATGGCGATCAAGGGGCGCCGCTCGGTCGAATTGACAGAGGCGGCCTTGAAGGATTTCGATGCTGTCGTCATCGCAACCGACCACGACGCGATCGACTATCGGACGATCGCTGATCATGCCCTTCTGATCGTCGACACACGCAATGTTTTTGGCCGCCTCGAGCTGGCCCGAGAGACGGTGGTGAAAGCCTGA
- a CDS encoding polysaccharide deacetylase family protein, protein MMSDSIWDPLVEELASRQRADRKVELWLRDDDAVDPTPALDRLLDLTGEFAVPVTLAVIPALTDGKLVGRLDKTPHATVAIHGWAHRNHAPENQKKQELGPHRPRGVVLDDLARGLSRVTGLHGARAVPMLVPPWNRIDAGLISDLGSIGFAALSVYGPPKPASLAVVNSNVDIMDWHGTRGCRDHGLLVQAIVAQLQHAFDGGEPVGLLTHHLAHDESAWLFLERLFAVTAQAEACAWLPISTLIGRGPGKGK, encoded by the coding sequence ATGATGTCCGATTCGATCTGGGACCCCTTGGTGGAAGAACTGGCGTCCCGGCAACGGGCGGACCGTAAGGTAGAGTTGTGGCTGCGCGACGATGACGCCGTGGATCCGACGCCCGCGCTTGATCGGCTGCTCGACCTCACCGGTGAATTCGCGGTTCCGGTCACCCTGGCCGTCATTCCGGCCCTGACCGACGGGAAGCTTGTCGGCCGGCTTGACAAGACGCCGCATGCCACGGTCGCCATCCATGGCTGGGCGCACCGAAATCATGCGCCCGAGAATCAGAAAAAGCAGGAGCTCGGCCCACATCGGCCACGCGGGGTGGTGCTCGATGATCTGGCTCGCGGGCTGTCGCGCGTAACCGGCCTGCATGGCGCGCGTGCCGTTCCGATGCTGGTGCCACCCTGGAACAGGATCGACGCCGGCTTGATATCCGACCTTGGATCGATAGGATTTGCGGCATTGTCGGTCTATGGGCCGCCGAAGCCGGCTTCGCTGGCGGTCGTCAACAGCAATGTCGACATCATGGATTGGCATGGCACGCGCGGTTGCCGCGATCATGGCCTATTGGTTCAGGCTATCGTCGCGCAATTGCAGCATGCATTCGACGGCGGCGAACCGGTCGGCCTGCTTACCCACCATCTCGCCCATGATGAATCGGCCTGGCTTTTCCTCGAACGGCTGTTCGCAGTCACCGCACAGGCCGAGGCCTGTGCATGGCTTCCGATCAGCACATTGATCGGGCGCGGCCCCGGCAAAGGAAAATAG
- a CDS encoding glycosyltransferase family 4 protein, giving the protein MRIAFHAPLKSPNHPVASGDRQMARALVKALEHGGHTVELASELRFYLREPEPKSFDAFKIEAREEAVRLTKLWDRDGRPDLWFSYHPYYKAPDLIGPELASTLAVPYVTAEASYSRRRNAGLWADTQALVARAVEQAALNICFTQRDRQGLADAIPGAALGMLSPFIDTSVFREAPARGCPTRLVTVAMMRPGDKVESYRMLAQALGSIGHLPWTLSVVGDGPAREEVKAQFAGLPVDRIEWLGAIEPAAVPDVLYSGGIYVWPGFGEAYGVAYLEAQAAGLPVVAQDIAGVPEVVRDGQAGFLIPPGDVKAFASAIERLLTRNDERTIMATEARRFILEERSLGAAAARLAELLAGIPVS; this is encoded by the coding sequence ATGCGAATTGCCTTCCACGCGCCGCTGAAGTCACCCAATCATCCCGTTGCATCCGGCGACCGCCAGATGGCACGGGCGCTGGTCAAGGCGCTGGAGCATGGAGGGCATACCGTCGAACTGGCATCCGAATTACGCTTCTATCTACGCGAACCGGAGCCGAAAAGTTTCGATGCGTTCAAGATCGAGGCCCGAGAGGAAGCCGTGCGGCTGACAAAGCTTTGGGATCGTGACGGCAGGCCCGATCTCTGGTTCTCCTATCATCCCTATTACAAGGCGCCCGACCTGATCGGGCCCGAGCTGGCGTCGACCCTTGCTGTCCCTTATGTGACAGCGGAAGCTTCCTATTCGAGGCGGCGCAACGCCGGTTTGTGGGCCGACACGCAAGCGTTGGTGGCGCGAGCCGTCGAACAGGCGGCGCTGAACATCTGCTTCACGCAAAGGGACCGTCAGGGACTGGCAGATGCGATACCCGGCGCCGCGCTCGGCATGCTTTCGCCCTTCATCGACACATCGGTATTCCGGGAAGCGCCGGCACGGGGTTGTCCGACGCGCCTCGTCACCGTCGCCATGATGCGCCCGGGCGACAAAGTCGAAAGCTATCGCATGCTGGCGCAAGCGCTCGGTTCGATTGGCCACCTGCCCTGGACGCTATCGGTCGTCGGGGACGGGCCTGCCCGTGAAGAGGTCAAAGCGCAATTCGCCGGCTTGCCCGTCGACCGTATCGAATGGCTTGGCGCGATTGAGCCCGCCGCCGTGCCGGATGTCCTCTACAGTGGGGGAATTTACGTCTGGCCGGGTTTCGGCGAGGCCTATGGCGTTGCCTATCTTGAAGCACAGGCCGCCGGCCTTCCGGTGGTGGCTCAGGACATCGCCGGCGTGCCGGAGGTCGTACGGGATGGCCAGGCCGGATTTCTCATCCCGCCGGGCGATGTGAAGGCGTTCGCTTCCGCCATTGAAAGGCTCCTGACCCGCAACGACGAAAGAACCATCATGGCCACGGAAGCCAGGCGTTTCATCCTCGAAGAGCGCTCCCTCGGTGCCGCGGCGGCGCGTCTGGCCGAACTTCTTGCGGGGATCCCGGTTTCATGA
- a CDS encoding DUF3095 domain-containing protein: METAAASDPFVASLPVFAKFESAAYTDNYRPLPDGWALATADIVGSTKAIEAGRYKTVNMAGASVISALLNALGRQDLPFVFGGDGALVAFPGSALEITRNALAAVQRWVADELDLTLRAAIVPIRDIRAQGLDVRVARFQASEAVFYAMFAGGGGSWAETEMKAGRYRIDPAPAGARPDLTGLSCRWNPIEARHGEIVSIIAVPGPSRDLRGFQLLASDIIALTGRQERDGHPVPPNGPSYSFPPAGLDIEARAMTPAGRRWLSKLWILFLMTLTAVSDRYGWTIGSFDPKIYKRDVASNSDFRKFDDGLKMTVDIDADVSQRIENRLKQAEEAGICNYGLHRQKSALMTCLVASPLQRDHLHFIDGAAGGYAMAAASLKAKVLV; encoded by the coding sequence ATGGAAACAGCTGCCGCGTCCGACCCGTTTGTCGCTTCTCTGCCGGTCTTCGCGAAGTTCGAAAGCGCTGCCTATACCGACAATTATCGGCCTCTCCCCGATGGCTGGGCTCTGGCCACCGCCGACATCGTCGGCTCGACCAAGGCGATCGAGGCTGGGCGCTATAAAACCGTTAATATGGCCGGCGCCAGCGTCATTTCGGCGCTGCTCAATGCGCTGGGTCGGCAAGACCTTCCCTTCGTCTTCGGCGGCGACGGCGCGCTCGTGGCGTTTCCCGGCTCGGCGCTGGAGATCACCCGCAACGCGCTGGCGGCTGTTCAGAGATGGGTGGCGGACGAACTGGACCTCACCTTGCGTGCCGCAATCGTGCCGATAAGGGATATAAGAGCGCAAGGCCTCGACGTTCGCGTGGCGAGGTTCCAGGCCTCCGAAGCGGTCTTCTATGCCATGTTCGCCGGCGGTGGCGGCAGTTGGGCGGAAACCGAGATGAAAGCAGGGCGCTACCGCATCGATCCCGCGCCGGCCGGCGCTCGGCCTGATCTGACCGGCCTCTCCTGCCGCTGGAACCCGATCGAAGCCCGGCATGGCGAAATCGTCTCGATCATAGCTGTACCGGGGCCGTCGCGCGACTTGCGCGGTTTTCAGCTTCTGGCCTCCGACATCATCGCCCTTACCGGCAGGCAGGAACGCGATGGCCACCCGGTGCCGCCGAACGGGCCGAGTTACAGTTTTCCGCCCGCCGGTCTCGATATCGAGGCCCGGGCGATGACGCCGGCAGGACGGCGGTGGCTATCGAAGCTGTGGATATTGTTCTTGATGACGCTCACGGCGGTCAGCGATCGATATGGCTGGACGATCGGCAGTTTCGATCCGAAGATCTACAAACGCGACGTGGCCAGCAATTCGGATTTCCGGAAGTTCGACGACGGCTTGAAGATGACGGTCGATATTGACGCGGATGTGTCGCAACGGATCGAGAACCGGCTGAAACAGGCGGAAGAGGCGGGCATCTGCAACTATGGCCTGCACCGCCAGAAATCGGCCTTGATGACATGCCTCGTCGCTTCGCCGCTGCAGCGCGATCACCTTCATTTCATCGATGGCGCGGCCGGCGGCTATGCGATGGCTGCCGCAAGCCTGAAGGCGAAGGTGCTGGTTTGA